A section of the Candidatus Zixiibacteriota bacterium genome encodes:
- the mutS gene encoding DNA mismatch repair protein MutS, which yields MVEEKLTPLMEQYFRIKKDYPDKILFFRMGDFYEMFGDDAEEAAPILQIALTSRAHGKSARLPLAGIPYHAMDKYLARLIEAGKKVVICEQTENPKLAKGLVKREVVEIVTPGTFTPAGDNGYRPNYLATAVVDGDTCALSYMELSTGEFYVESIKSEDLIDRLRTISPSEVVLPESDDSLQSRVKLYLPEVSLSRLEDWKFDYDTAHQKLLDLFGVDNLEGFGISNGFSGVGAAGAVLYYLEENKLIELKHIRGLKIPRDDSRMFLDQATIENLELFSSASGKSLYSILNRTRTAMGARFLARALQAPLQDLASLKTRQDNLQLLVDDRRLLEIIAEHLKVISDLERIAGRLGRFRAGPRDLTALAVSLKSTLDLIENADELPGCETMLDDDDLRATAEIAGLIETALVDDPPATITDGHLIRSGYDFSLDELKASISSSQKWIAELQAIEKERTGIPSLKVGFNKVFGYYIEVSRSYVDTVPEEYVRKQTLVSAERYITDELKQKEELILSAEEKINSREEMLFLELREKLSEKIELLQKTADYISETDFYHALAQASLSGNYIRPELNDSDRIEIKNGRHPVIEQILPSGKFVPNDTMVDTRKSQIHLITGPNMAGKSTYLRQVGQLVLMAQVGAFIPAESAEIGLVDRIFTRVGATDKITLGQSTFLVEMNESANILNNCTGKSLILLDEIGRGTSTYDGLSIAWAVAEFLHETERRQARTLFATHYHELTRLSERFKRIKNFQVAVKEWQDQIIFIRKIIPGGCDDSYGIFVARLAGVPREVTERARVVLKQLEKGVFFDKADKTENREAESLFDHKYGGQVETWQKVIEKLQKADPNQTTPLEALNLLVKLKQMLEDNFD from the coding sequence ATGGTCGAAGAAAAACTGACACCCCTGATGGAGCAGTATTTCCGGATCAAGAAAGATTACCCGGACAAGATCCTGTTTTTCCGCATGGGTGATTTTTACGAGATGTTTGGCGACGATGCCGAGGAGGCCGCGCCTATCTTGCAGATCGCGCTGACCTCGCGCGCGCATGGCAAATCGGCTCGCCTTCCGCTGGCCGGGATACCTTACCACGCCATGGACAAATACCTGGCGCGCCTGATCGAAGCCGGTAAAAAAGTTGTTATCTGCGAACAGACCGAGAATCCAAAACTGGCCAAAGGGCTGGTCAAACGGGAAGTTGTCGAGATCGTCACCCCGGGGACCTTCACTCCCGCCGGGGACAATGGTTATCGTCCCAATTATCTCGCAACTGCCGTAGTCGATGGCGACACCTGCGCGCTCAGCTATATGGAACTGAGCACCGGTGAATTTTATGTCGAGTCAATTAAATCAGAGGATCTGATCGACCGTCTCCGGACTATCTCGCCCAGCGAGGTGGTCCTGCCGGAAAGCGACGATTCGCTTCAATCACGGGTCAAACTCTATCTTCCGGAGGTTTCACTTTCCCGCCTGGAGGACTGGAAATTCGACTACGATACAGCGCACCAGAAGCTTCTCGATCTGTTCGGGGTCGACAATCTCGAGGGCTTCGGGATTTCGAACGGCTTCAGCGGGGTCGGCGCGGCCGGAGCTGTCCTGTATTATCTCGAAGAAAACAAGCTGATCGAACTCAAGCATATCCGTGGCTTGAAAATACCGCGCGATGATTCGCGCATGTTTCTGGATCAGGCCACGATCGAGAACCTCGAACTGTTTTCTTCGGCCTCCGGGAAATCACTGTACTCGATCTTGAACCGCACCCGTACCGCCATGGGCGCGCGTTTTCTGGCCCGCGCACTGCAGGCCCCGCTTCAGGATTTGGCCTCGTTGAAAACCCGCCAGGACAATCTTCAGCTTCTGGTGGATGACCGCCGGCTCCTGGAAATAATTGCTGAACATCTCAAGGTTATCTCAGACCTGGAGCGAATTGCCGGACGGCTCGGTCGTTTCCGTGCCGGACCGCGTGATTTGACAGCACTGGCGGTTTCATTGAAGTCGACTTTGGACCTTATTGAAAATGCAGATGAGCTCCCCGGCTGTGAGACGATGCTCGACGACGATGATTTGCGCGCGACAGCTGAGATTGCCGGACTTATCGAAACTGCGCTGGTGGATGATCCGCCGGCAACTATTACCGACGGTCACCTGATTCGTTCCGGTTACGATTTTAGCCTTGATGAACTCAAAGCCTCGATATCATCTTCGCAAAAATGGATAGCCGAGTTGCAGGCGATCGAAAAAGAGCGCACCGGTATCCCCAGCCTCAAGGTCGGATTCAACAAGGTTTTCGGTTATTACATCGAGGTCAGCCGTTCGTATGTCGACACGGTGCCCGAAGAATATGTGCGTAAGCAGACTCTGGTTTCAGCCGAGCGTTATATCACCGACGAGCTCAAGCAGAAAGAGGAGTTGATCCTTTCTGCTGAAGAGAAGATTAACAGCCGCGAGGAAATGCTCTTTCTTGAACTGCGTGAAAAACTTTCGGAGAAAATCGAACTGCTTCAGAAAACAGCTGATTATATATCTGAAACGGATTTTTATCACGCCCTGGCGCAGGCTTCCCTGAGCGGTAATTATATCCGTCCCGAACTGAACGATTCCGACAGGATCGAGATAAAAAACGGACGCCATCCGGTCATAGAACAGATTCTGCCCTCCGGCAAATTCGTCCCCAATGACACCATGGTGGATACCCGCAAAAGCCAGATTCATCTGATTACCGGGCCCAATATGGCCGGGAAGTCGACCTACCTGAGGCAGGTCGGACAATTGGTACTGATGGCGCAGGTGGGTGCATTTATCCCGGCTGAGAGCGCCGAAATAGGGCTGGTCGACCGCATCTTCACAAGGGTCGGAGCGACCGATAAGATCACCCTGGGACAGTCAACTTTTCTGGTGGAGATGAACGAGAGTGCCAATATCCTCAATAACTGTACCGGGAAAAGCCTGATCCTGCTGGATGAGATCGGGCGCGGGACCTCCACCTATGACGGTCTTTCAATCGCGTGGGCAGTGGCCGAGTTTTTGCATGAAACCGAAAGACGGCAGGCCAGGACGCTTTTCGCTACCCACTATCACGAACTGACACGCCTGTCTGAACGCTTTAAGCGGATAAAGAATTTCCAGGTGGCGGTCAAGGAATGGCAGGACCAGATTATCTTTATCCGCAAGATCATTCCGGGGGGATGCGATGACAGCTACGGGATCTTCGTGGCCCGGCTGGCAGGGGTGCCCCGTGAAGTCACTGAACGCGCCCGGGTGGTTTTGAAACAGCTCGAGAAG